TGTGATCGAATGGCCACCAAGATTTGTATCCCCAGATGTTTCTGGAGCAGCTTTTCTTATGCAGAGGGAGCTTCAGTGGTTTGAGGTTGGTTCATCTTATTTGTTTGCCGCCCTTTTGGTGCTCTTTAATTTGCAGTTACTTTGACATACATCCTCTGTATTTCTAAAGGTACTTCAAGAGAGAAGTTTTGCCTGGCTAGATAATCCATCGAGAGAAAAGCACGAGAAAACATATCGAGAAGCTTTTGTAGACAAACACAAGGATTTGCTCAAAGAGGCGGGGCAATGGATGAAGGATACATCATCATCTTGTAGCTTCGTCGCGGCTCTCATCATTACGGTAGCTTTCGCTGCAGCTTTTACAGTACCTGGAGGCAACAACAGCGATACAGGGATCCCAATCTTTCTGAAGAAAAGCTCATTTATGGTGTTCGCTGTTG
This genomic interval from Rhodamnia argentea isolate NSW1041297 chromosome 4, ASM2092103v1, whole genome shotgun sequence contains the following:
- the LOC115746715 gene encoding ankyrin repeat-containing protein NPR4-like — encoded protein: MEHVIEWPPRFVSPDVSGAAFLMQRELQWFEVLQERSFAWLDNPSREKHEKTYREAFVDKHKDLLKEAGQWMKDTSSSCSFVAALIITVAFAAAFTVPGGNNSDTGIPIFLKKSSFMVFAVADALALFSSVSATLMFLAILTSRYAIDDFLRSLPRKMILGLTFLFLSLAFMLVAFGSALTIVLGERLNWIYIPITLLAAFPVVLFAILQLPLYVEMVESTYWPRLYRPLKLWK